Proteins encoded in a region of the Massilia sp. UMI-21 genome:
- a CDS encoding phosphoethanolamine transferase encodes MPRLSHPLLPRLLRPATLYLLLSYVLLSSMPFAGQLLGTAAQADSPWQLLGASLFAWIAAWALCKRPAWFHLALLPAFLALPTELYLLTYYGQGISTHHLGVIAETSPSEALEFLGAKAWLLGAVLLAVLLWFGSTWVVAWRTRDLDWNDRSRWIVLAALGGCAAVLGYGQKAGFAQSGSPAAFAGSWPALPAWARPPVDLALFAHSWPFGMTARGLDFYKERVYLAQLNRRSAAFRFHARQAGDGHGPQVFVVVLGESSRFDRWSLNGYARATTPLLAQEQNLVMLQDVITPVSATRLSVPVIISRKPAMQSLKDGFSEKSFLTAFKEAGFKTFWISNQVSFGKFDTPVSVFAQEADEVQFLNLGSISDASSHDAVLLDPLRRAVAEPAGKVLVVLHTLGSHWNYAHRYPKEFDRWQPSLRAIDKPDFTNPRIEPEMNNSYDSAILYTDWFLSHVIGVLKETGVPASLLYVADHGQTLYDKSCKIAFHGHNTQYEFHVPAFVWYSNSYGERFPDKIAQLQRHRKARLSTENMFHTLLDMADIRYPDERLAWSFVNPAFQRHKRYVDSYGWTDYDDAKMRGDCREVIANGKPLKRY; translated from the coding sequence ATGCCCCGCCTGTCACATCCGCTGCTGCCCCGCTTGCTGCGCCCCGCCACGCTCTATCTGCTGCTGAGCTATGTGCTGCTGTCCAGCATGCCTTTCGCCGGCCAATTGCTGGGCACGGCGGCGCAGGCGGACAGCCCCTGGCAGCTGCTGGGCGCCAGCCTGTTCGCCTGGATCGCGGCCTGGGCCCTGTGCAAGCGCCCGGCCTGGTTCCACCTGGCCCTGCTGCCGGCCTTCCTCGCCTTGCCGACCGAGCTCTACCTGCTTACGTATTATGGGCAGGGCATCTCGACCCACCATCTCGGGGTCATCGCCGAGACCAGTCCCAGCGAAGCGCTGGAATTCCTGGGCGCGAAAGCCTGGCTGCTGGGCGCGGTGCTGCTCGCGGTGCTGCTGTGGTTCGGCAGCACCTGGGTGGTGGCCTGGCGCACCCGCGACCTGGACTGGAACGACCGCTCGCGCTGGATCGTGCTGGCGGCGCTCGGCGGCTGCGCGGCGGTGCTGGGCTATGGACAGAAAGCCGGGTTCGCCCAGTCCGGCTCCCCAGCCGCCTTCGCCGGCAGCTGGCCGGCCCTGCCCGCCTGGGCCAGGCCGCCCGTCGACCTGGCGCTGTTCGCCCATTCCTGGCCCTTCGGCATGACCGCGCGCGGCCTCGACTTCTACAAGGAGCGGGTCTACCTGGCGCAACTGAACCGGCGCAGCGCCGCCTTCCGCTTCCATGCCAGGCAGGCCGGGGACGGGCACGGCCCGCAAGTCTTCGTCGTGGTCCTGGGCGAATCCTCGCGCTTCGACCGCTGGAGCCTGAACGGCTACGCGCGCGCGACCACGCCCCTGCTCGCGCAGGAACAGAACCTGGTGATGCTGCAGGACGTGATCACGCCGGTATCGGCCACCCGCCTGTCGGTGCCGGTGATTATTTCGCGCAAGCCGGCGATGCAGAGCCTGAAGGACGGCTTCTCGGAAAAATCCTTTTTGACGGCCTTCAAGGAAGCCGGCTTCAAGACCTTCTGGATCTCGAACCAGGTCTCGTTCGGCAAGTTCGACACCCCGGTATCGGTGTTCGCGCAAGAGGCGGACGAGGTCCAGTTCCTGAACCTGGGCAGCATCTCCGACGCGTCCAGTCACGACGCGGTGCTGCTCGATCCGCTACGGCGCGCCGTCGCCGAGCCGGCCGGAAAGGTGCTGGTGGTGCTGCACACCCTGGGCAGCCACTGGAACTACGCCCACCGCTACCCGAAGGAATTCGACCGCTGGCAGCCCTCGCTGCGCGCGATCGACAAGCCCGACTTCACCAATCCGCGCATCGAGCCGGAGATGAACAACAGCTACGACAGCGCCATCTTGTATACCGACTGGTTCCTGTCGCACGTGATTGGGGTCTTGAAGGAGACCGGCGTGCCGGCCTCGCTGCTGTACGTGGCCGACCATGGCCAGACCCTGTACGACAAGTCGTGCAAGATCGCCTTCCATGGCCACAACACCCAGTACGAATTCCATGTGCCGGCCTTCGTCTGGTATTCAAACAGCTACGGCGAGCGCTTCCCCGACAAGATCGCCCAGTTGCAGCGCCACCGCAAGGCCAGGCTCTCGACCGAGAACATGTTCCACACCCTGCTCGACATGGCCGACATCCGCTATCCCGACGAGCGGCTCGCCTGGAGCTTCGTGAACCCGGCCTTCCAGCGCCACAAACGCTACGTCGACAGCTACGGCTGGACCGACTACGACGACGCGAAGATGCGCGGCGACTGCCGCGAGGTCATCGCCAACGGCAAGCCGCTCAAGCGTTACTGA
- a CDS encoding efflux RND transporter periplasmic adaptor subunit yields MIRDTSHQDAVLTPAPVHKLKRRALWVGGAIAVLTLGTAVLGAWSSSEHSVSEARLRIAEVTRGTLVRDASVNGRIVAAVSPTLYSTSPATVNLKVAAGDTVKRGDVLAVLESPDLADELKRETSSYEQLKAEVARQHILARKQKLLAQKEADTAEIDRLSAQRTLERYESVAQVGIIAKIDFQKAKDALNSAEIRARHASQAASLESDDVQLALKTKINELERQRLSLANAQRRVDELTVRAPVDGFIGTLNVQNRMVVAANAPLMTLVDLSKLEVEIEVPETYVADIGLGLNAEITLPSGTATGKLSALSPEVVKNQVLARVRFDGAQPTGLRQSQRVTARLLIEERPNVLLLPRGPFVESEGGRHAYVVRDGIAVRTPIQLGATSISAVEILSGLKPGEKVVVSGTDTFKNAERVSINR; encoded by the coding sequence ATGATCCGCGACACCTCACATCAAGACGCCGTCCTCACCCCGGCCCCGGTCCACAAGCTCAAGCGCCGCGCGCTGTGGGTGGGCGGCGCCATCGCCGTCCTGACCCTGGGCACCGCCGTGCTGGGCGCCTGGAGCAGCAGCGAACACTCGGTCAGCGAAGCGCGCCTGCGCATCGCCGAAGTCACCCGCGGCACCCTGGTGCGCGACGCCTCGGTGAACGGCCGCATCGTCGCCGCCGTCAGCCCCACCCTGTACTCGACTTCGCCCGCCACCGTCAACCTGAAGGTCGCCGCCGGCGATACCGTCAAACGGGGTGACGTCCTCGCCGTGCTGGAATCGCCCGACCTGGCCGATGAACTCAAGCGCGAGACCTCGAGCTACGAGCAGCTCAAGGCCGAGGTGGCGCGCCAGCATATCCTGGCGCGCAAGCAGAAGCTGCTGGCGCAGAAGGAAGCCGACACCGCCGAGATCGATCGCCTGTCGGCCCAGCGCACCCTGGAGCGCTACGAAAGCGTGGCGCAGGTCGGCATCATCGCCAAGATCGACTTCCAGAAAGCCAAGGACGCCCTGAACTCGGCCGAGATCCGCGCGCGCCATGCCTCGCAGGCCGCCAGCCTGGAGAGCGACGACGTGCAGCTGGCCCTGAAAACCAAGATCAACGAGCTGGAACGCCAGCGCCTGTCGCTGGCCAATGCCCAGCGCCGCGTCGACGAACTCACCGTGCGCGCGCCGGTCGACGGCTTCATCGGCACCCTGAACGTCCAGAACCGCATGGTGGTGGCGGCCAATGCGCCCCTGATGACCCTGGTCGACCTGTCCAAGCTCGAAGTCGAGATCGAGGTGCCCGAAACCTACGTTGCCGACATCGGCCTGGGGCTCAACGCCGAAATCACCCTGCCCTCGGGCACCGCGACCGGCAAGCTGTCCGCGCTGTCGCCCGAGGTGGTAAAGAACCAGGTGCTGGCGCGCGTGCGCTTCGACGGCGCGCAGCCCACCGGCCTGCGCCAGAGCCAGCGCGTGACCGCGCGCCTCCTGATCGAAGAGCGCCCCAACGTCTTGCTGCTGCCGCGCGGCCCGTTCGTGGAGAGCGAAGGCGGGCGCCATGCCTATGTGGTGCGCGACGGGATCGCCGTGCGCACCCCGATCCAGCTGGGCGCCACCAGCATTTCCGCCGTCGAGATCCTGTCGGGCCTGAAGCCGGGCGAGAAGGTGGTCGTCTCCGGCACCGATACCTTCAAGAACGCCGAACGCGTTTCCATCAATCGCTGA
- a CDS encoding ABC transporter permease, with amino-acid sequence MFSYYLKLGVRSLRRNPALTALMVLTLAIGVAASVSTLTILHMMSADPIPEKSERLFVPLVDNGQVEGWAPSDGPNDHQLGYIDAANFLKSGQGERRTAMYGVFQPIEPPRSDIPAFTASGLAPTRDFFTMFKVPFLYGQPWLDADDTRAADVVVLGREVSEKLFGDVNPVGKQLRIGGFPYTVVGVTDTWNPLPRYYKLIGGSRFGKAEEFFIPFSTALRHEMGHNGSMNCSSSRDPGFANLLTSECTWLQFWFEARSGGERADLQSWLDNYASEQRKLGRLKRNAPNKLYNVREWMEELKVVGNDSKLSAWLAFGFLVLCLVNTVGLLLAKFSVRATEVGIRRALGASRRDVFRQFLVETGVVGLVGGVLGLVLAFGALALIGMQSKGMAAVARMDWQMLILTFVMSIVAAIVAGLLPTWRACQVTPAIQLKSQ; translated from the coding sequence ATGTTTTCCTACTACCTCAAACTGGGCGTGCGCAGCCTGCGCCGCAATCCCGCGCTGACCGCCCTGATGGTGCTGACCCTGGCCATCGGCGTGGCCGCCAGCGTCTCGACCCTGACTATCCTGCACATGATGTCGGCCGATCCGATCCCCGAGAAAAGCGAGCGCCTGTTCGTGCCGCTCGTGGACAACGGCCAGGTCGAAGGCTGGGCCCCGAGCGACGGCCCCAATGACCACCAGCTGGGCTATATCGACGCCGCCAACTTCCTCAAGAGCGGCCAGGGCGAGCGCCGCACCGCGATGTACGGCGTGTTCCAGCCGATCGAGCCGCCGCGCAGCGACATCCCGGCCTTCACCGCCTCGGGCCTGGCGCCGACGCGCGACTTCTTCACGATGTTCAAGGTGCCTTTCCTGTACGGCCAGCCATGGCTCGATGCCGACGACACCCGCGCCGCCGACGTGGTGGTGCTGGGCCGCGAGGTCTCCGAGAAGCTGTTCGGCGACGTCAACCCGGTTGGCAAGCAGCTCCGGATCGGCGGCTTTCCCTATACCGTGGTCGGCGTGACCGACACCTGGAACCCGCTGCCGCGTTACTACAAGCTGATCGGCGGCAGCCGCTTCGGCAAGGCCGAAGAATTCTTCATCCCGTTCTCGACCGCCCTGCGCCACGAGATGGGCCACAACGGCAGCATGAACTGCAGCTCCAGCCGCGATCCGGGCTTCGCCAACCTGCTCACTTCGGAGTGCACCTGGCTCCAGTTCTGGTTCGAGGCCAGGAGCGGCGGCGAGCGCGCCGATCTGCAGTCCTGGCTCGACAACTACGCCAGCGAGCAGCGCAAGCTGGGGCGCCTGAAGCGCAACGCGCCGAACAAGCTGTACAACGTGCGCGAGTGGATGGAAGAACTGAAGGTCGTCGGCAACGACAGCAAGCTGTCGGCCTGGCTGGCCTTCGGCTTCCTGGTCCTGTGCCTGGTGAACACGGTCGGCCTGCTGCTGGCGAAGTTCTCGGTACGCGCTACCGAAGTCGGCATCCGTCGCGCGCTGGGCGCCTCGCGCCGCGACGTGTTCAGGCAGTTCCTGGTCGAGACCGGCGTGGTCGGCCTGGTCGGCGGCGTGCTCGGGCTGGTGCTGGCCTTCGGTGCGCTGGCGCTGATCGGCATGCAGAGCAAGGGCATGGCGGCGGTCGCGCGCATGGACTGGCAGATGCTGATCCTGACCTTCGTCATGTCGATCGTCGCCGCCATCGTGGCCGGCCTGCTGCCGACCTGGCGCGCCTGCCAGGTGACGCCGGCCATCCAGCTCAAATCGCAATGA
- a CDS encoding ABC transporter ATP-binding protein — protein MLRMTNLSKVYRTHMIETHALRGFEIAVKQGEFVTVTGPSGSGKTSFLNIAGLLEEFTSGEYILDGVNVQGLDDSARSRLRNEKLGFIFQGFNLIPDLNLFDNVDVPLRYRGFNKTERKERIEDALAKVGLASRMKHYPAELSGGQQQRVAIARALAGSPKLLLADEPTGNLDTQMARGVMELLEEINAAGTTILMVTHDPELAVRTHRNVHIIDGQVSDLVRKGPTLVDKSTVSA, from the coding sequence ATGCTGCGCATGACCAACCTGAGCAAGGTGTACCGCACCCACATGATCGAGACCCACGCGCTGCGCGGCTTCGAGATCGCCGTCAAGCAGGGTGAATTCGTCACCGTGACCGGTCCGTCCGGCTCGGGCAAGACCAGCTTCCTGAACATCGCCGGCCTGCTGGAAGAATTCACCTCGGGCGAGTACATCCTGGACGGCGTCAACGTGCAGGGCCTGGACGACAGCGCCCGCTCGCGCCTGCGCAACGAAAAGCTCGGCTTCATCTTCCAGGGCTTCAACCTGATTCCCGACCTGAACCTGTTCGACAACGTCGACGTGCCGCTGCGCTACCGCGGCTTCAACAAGACCGAGCGCAAGGAGCGCATCGAGGACGCGCTCGCCAAGGTCGGCCTGGCCTCGCGCATGAAGCACTACCCGGCCGAGCTGTCCGGCGGCCAGCAGCAGCGCGTGGCGATCGCGCGCGCGCTGGCCGGTTCGCCCAAGCTGCTGCTGGCCGACGAACCGACCGGCAACCTGGATACGCAGATGGCGCGCGGCGTCATGGAACTGCTCGAAGAGATCAACGCGGCCGGCACCACCATCCTGATGGTGACCCACGACCCGGAACTGGCGGTGCGCACCCATCGTAACGTCCACATCATCGACGGCCAGGTCTCGGACCTGGTGCGCAAGGGCCCGACCCTGGTCGACAAGTCCACGGTGTCGGCATAA